From Candidatus Cloacimonadota bacterium, the proteins below share one genomic window:
- a CDS encoding DUF3473 domain-containing protein, with the protein MEDIFDREIIGFRAPNAYFANWMVPLLAQLGFRYDSSVVYNSFYNKTNVVLRNIPTMPYRINSETLGQKNPDSDLYELPWSYYKLSNKIILPGGGAFFFRLMGFGYFKKVIDQALKKGDTMFYLHPLDISQKRVPLANPRHRPFFWINKGIRTERNLIKLLSNYSQRFKTCKEIYERHIDEKIPQNS; encoded by the coding sequence TTGGAAGATATATTTGACAGGGAAATTATCGGTTTTAGAGCACCTAATGCTTACTTTGCTAATTGGATGGTTCCTTTATTGGCACAATTGGGATTTAGATATGATTCATCAGTAGTTTATAACAGCTTCTATAATAAAACTAACGTAGTTTTAAGAAATATTCCGACAATGCCTTACCGGATCAACTCTGAAACTCTCGGACAGAAGAATCCAGATTCGGATCTTTATGAATTGCCATGGAGTTATTATAAGCTCAGCAATAAGATAATATTACCCGGTGGTGGTGCCTTTTTCTTCCGATTAATGGGCTTCGGTTATTTCAAAAAGGTTATTGACCAAGCACTAAAAAAAGGTGATACAATGTTTTATCTGCACCCTTTAGATATTTCTCAGAAGAGAGTACCCTTGGCAAATCCGAGACATCGTCCTTTTTTCTGGATCAATAAGGGGATAAGAACAGAACGGAACTTAATAAAACTTTTAAGCAATTATTCTCAAAGGTTTAAGACCTGTAAAGAGATCTACGAAAGA